From a single Anomaloglossus baeobatrachus isolate aAnoBae1 chromosome 4, aAnoBae1.hap1, whole genome shotgun sequence genomic region:
- the PFKFB3 gene encoding 6-phosphofructo-2-kinase/fructose-2,6-bisphosphatase 3, producing MPIELMQNRIKKIWLPKDEMPAVPMNVGGPHLANSPTVIVMVGLPARGKTYISKKLTRYLNWSGVPTKVFNVGEYRREAVKDFSSFDFFRADNQEAMKVRRQCALAALTDVKSYLTEEGGQIAVFDATNTTRERRSMIIDFAKENDFKVFFIESICDDPSVVASNVMEVKLSSPDYKGCSSIQALDDFMKRINCYKNMYEPLDPDTHDRDLSMIIVIDVGRRFLVNKVTDHIQSKIVYYLMNIHVQPRCIYLCRAGESECNVQGKIGGDSGLSQRGKKFFIALKKYIEDQNLKELKVWTSQLKRTIQTAEALHAPYEQWKALNELDSGVCEEKTYEEIKEQFPEEYALRAQDKYHYRYPSGESYQDLVQRLEPVIMELERQGNVLVICHQAIMRCLLSYFLDKSADEMPYLKCPLHSMLKLTPFAYGCRVETVTFSVDAVNTHVDRQEDCKKGPTPLMRRNSVTPLASPEPTKKARINSFEDFGAALSGCASQEPSAVQSPQSMSDPEFHGQFKACQVNK from the exons TAGGTGGACCCCATCTTGCGAACTCTCCCACTGTGATTGTGATGGTGGGGTTGCCAGCTCGTGGAAAGACTTATATTTCCAAAAAACTTACTCGTTACCTCAACTGGAGTGGCGTTCCAACAAAAG TGTTTAATGTTGGGGAGTACAGGCGAGAAGCTGTTAAGGATTTTAGCTCCTTTGACTTCTTTCGTGCGGACAACCAGGAAGCCATGAAAGTCAGAAG ACAATGTGCCTTAGCTGCTTTAACAGACGTGAAGTCTTACTTAACAGAAGAAGGGGGCCAGATCGCT GTTTTCGATGCTACAAATACAACAAGAGAGAGAAGATCAATGATTATCGATTTTGCCAAAGAAAACGATTTCAAG gtATTCTTTATTGAATCTATATGTGATGATCCGTCGGTTGTTGCCAGCAATGTTATG GAAGTGAAATTATCCAGCCCAGACTACAAAGGGTGTTCATCAATACAAGCACTGGATGACTTCATGAAGAGGATCAACTGCTACAAGAACATGTACGAGCCCCTTGATCCGGACACTCATGACAG AGACCTCTCCATGATTATTGTCATTGATGTTGGACGAAGGTTCCTGGTGAATAAAGTAACGGATCACATCCAAAGCAAAATCGTGTACTATCTAATGAATATCCACGTCCAGCCCCGCTGCATATACTTATGTAGAGCTGGGGAGAGCGAGTGCAATGTCCAGGGGAAAATCGGTGGCGATTCTGGCTTATCGCAACGGGGCAAGAAG t TTTTCATTGCCCTGAAGAAATACATTGAGGACCAGAACCTAAAGGAGCTGAAAGTCTGGACTAGTCAGCTGAAGAGAACGATTCAGACGGCTGAAGCATTGCATGCGCCCTATGAGCAGTGGAAGGCTTTAAATGAGCTTGATTCT GGCGTTTGTGAAGAAAAGACCTACGAAGAGATAAAAGAACAGTTTCCAGAAGAGTATGCACTGCGTGCACAGGATAAATATCACTACCGCTACCCATCAGGAGAG TCGTACCAGGATCTCGTGCAGCGTCTGGAACCTGTCATCATGGAGCTGGAGAGACAAGGGAATGTCCTGGTTATTTGTCATCAGGCCATTATGAGATGCCTCCTGTCTTATTTTCTGGATAAATCTGCAG ATGAAATGCCGTATCTGAAGTGTCCGCTACATTCAATGCTAAAACTGACTCCATTTGCATATG GATGCCGCGTCGAGACGGTCACTTTCAGTGTAGATGCTGTTAACACCCACGTGGACAGACAAGAG GATTGTAAGAAAGGTCCCACTCCACTGATGAGACGTAATAGTGTCACCCCTCTTGCAAGTCCTGAACCAACAAAGAAAGCGCGGATCAACAGCTTTGAGGATTTCGGTGCTGCTCTGTCGGGCTGTGCCTCTCAGGAGCCATCTGCGGTACAATCCCCACAG